In Flavobacterium sp. WV_118_3, one DNA window encodes the following:
- the asnS gene encoding asparagine--tRNA ligase, producing the protein MKHTKVKDLLNGTKTLHEVKAKGWVRTFRNNQFIALNDGSTINNIQCVVDFENTPDETLKRITTGAAVSVTGTLVESQGAGQTVEIQVTKLEILGDSDPEKYPMQPKKHSLEFLRENAHLRIRTNSFGAIMRVRSTLSFAVHQYFQEKGFFYVNTPIITGSDAEGAGEMFRVTALPFDGTPRTEDGQVNFKEDFFGKETNLTVSGQLEGETYAMALGQIYTFGPTFRAENSNTSRHLAEFWMIEPEVAFNNLADNMDLAEDFIKYVIKYTVDKCGDDLKFLEQRLLDEEKSKPQAERSEMSLLEKLSFVMDNNFKRVSYTEAIDILKSSKPNKNKKFNYIIDEWGADLQSEHERYLVEKHFKCPVILFDYPAKIKAFYMRLNEDGKTVRAMDILFPGIGEIVGGSQREERLDVLLQKIADLGIDEKELWWYLDTRRFGTAVHSGFGLGFERLVLFVTGMSNIRDVIPFPRTPQNAEF; encoded by the coding sequence ATGAAGCACACTAAAGTTAAGGACCTGCTAAACGGTACGAAGACATTGCATGAAGTAAAAGCAAAAGGTTGGGTTAGAACATTTAGAAATAATCAGTTTATCGCGTTGAATGACGGTTCTACGATAAATAATATTCAGTGTGTTGTTGATTTTGAAAATACTCCGGATGAAACCCTAAAACGAATCACTACCGGTGCAGCCGTGAGCGTTACCGGTACATTGGTAGAAAGTCAGGGTGCCGGACAAACGGTGGAAATCCAGGTGACAAAACTGGAAATTCTAGGGGATTCCGATCCGGAAAAATACCCGATGCAACCGAAAAAACACTCGTTGGAGTTTTTACGTGAAAATGCGCATTTACGAATCCGTACCAACTCTTTCGGAGCCATTATGCGCGTACGTTCGACTTTATCGTTTGCCGTACACCAATATTTCCAGGAAAAAGGCTTTTTCTATGTAAATACACCTATCATCACCGGATCGGATGCTGAAGGTGCCGGAGAAATGTTCCGCGTTACCGCATTGCCTTTCGACGGTACGCCAAGAACCGAAGACGGACAGGTAAACTTTAAAGAAGATTTCTTCGGAAAAGAAACCAATTTAACCGTATCGGGTCAGCTGGAAGGCGAAACCTATGCGATGGCTTTAGGTCAGATTTATACCTTTGGCCCTACTTTCCGCGCCGAAAACTCGAATACTTCACGCCATTTGGCTGAGTTCTGGATGATCGAACCGGAAGTAGCTTTTAACAATCTGGCGGACAACATGGATCTGGCCGAAGATTTTATCAAATATGTGATCAAATATACGGTGGACAAATGTGGCGATGATCTGAAATTCTTAGAACAACGTTTACTGGACGAAGAAAAATCAAAACCACAGGCCGAAAGAAGCGAAATGTCCTTATTGGAAAAATTAAGCTTTGTAATGGACAATAACTTTAAACGCGTAAGTTATACCGAGGCAATTGATATCCTGAAAAGCTCCAAACCAAATAAAAATAAAAAATTCAACTATATCATTGACGAATGGGGTGCCGATTTACAAAGCGAACACGAGCGCTATCTTGTAGAGAAACACTTTAAATGTCCGGTAATTTTATTTGATTACCCGGCAAAAATCAAAGCGTTCTATATGCGTTTGAACGAAGACGGAAAAACGGTTCGCGCTATGGACATCCTATTCCCTGGAATCGGAGAAATCGTAGGTGGATCACAACGGGAAGAGCGTCTGGATGTATTATTACAAAAGATCGCCGACCTTGGAATCGATGAAAAAGAATTGTGGTGGTATCTGGATACCCGTCGCTTCGGAACAGCCGTTCACAGTGGTTTCGGACTTGGTTTCGAAAGACTGGTATTGTTCGTAACCGGTATGTCTAACATCCGTGACGTAATTCCATTCCCAAGAACGCCGCAAAACGCTGAATTCTAA
- the rpoN gene encoding RNA polymerase factor sigma-54, which translates to MLKQHLQLKLSQKLSPQQIQLMKLIQLPTQAFEQRLKEELVENPALETGKEDAMEHDEYEDDNYDEYDDYDNERIDADEINIDEYLSNDETPDYKLQANNYSDDDEDRSLPFAAPVSFHQDLINQLNTFILSDSEREIAEFLVGSIDDMGYIRRDIQDIVDDMAFTQGIYTDEQNVERILNIIHELEPSGVGARDLQECLLLQLRHKTPTEAIELAIDILENQFDAFTKKHYDKLLQKYDISQEQLRKAIDEIEKLNPKPGGSFDTNSRTVEHVVPDFSIRLIDGELELSLNGRNAPELHVSKDYQEMLQTYKESREKSSSQKDAVQFIKQKLDSAKWFIDAIKQRNETLFVTMNAIMHYQQEYFLDGDETKLKPMILKDIADMVGLDISTVSRVANSKYVETPYGTKLIKEFFSEAMKNDQGEDVSTIEIKKILQNVIEEEDKSKPLPDDKLADILKEKGYPIARRTIAKYREQLDIPVARMRKKI; encoded by the coding sequence ATGCTTAAACAACATTTACAGCTCAAATTATCGCAAAAGCTATCCCCTCAGCAAATCCAACTGATGAAGTTGATTCAATTGCCTACGCAGGCTTTTGAACAACGTCTGAAGGAAGAACTTGTGGAAAATCCGGCTTTGGAAACCGGAAAAGAGGACGCTATGGAGCATGACGAATATGAAGACGATAATTATGACGAATACGACGATTATGACAATGAACGCATTGATGCCGACGAAATCAATATCGACGAGTATTTGAGCAACGATGAAACGCCCGATTATAAGCTACAAGCCAATAATTATAGTGATGACGACGAAGACCGCAGTCTTCCGTTTGCCGCTCCGGTGAGTTTTCACCAGGATTTGATCAACCAATTAAATACGTTTATCCTTTCCGACAGTGAGCGCGAAATAGCCGAGTTTTTAGTTGGAAGTATCGACGATATGGGCTATATCCGCCGCGATATTCAGGATATCGTAGACGATATGGCTTTTACGCAGGGCATTTATACCGACGAACAAAATGTGGAGCGTATTCTAAACATTATCCACGAATTGGAACCGTCGGGTGTTGGCGCGCGCGACCTGCAGGAATGTTTGTTGTTACAACTTCGCCATAAAACGCCAACTGAAGCGATCGAACTTGCCATCGACATACTCGAAAACCAGTTTGATGCGTTTACCAAAAAACATTACGACAAATTACTGCAGAAATACGATATCTCACAGGAGCAACTCCGCAAGGCGATTGACGAAATCGAAAAACTAAACCCAAAACCGGGTGGTTCGTTCGACACCAATTCCCGTACTGTAGAGCATGTGGTTCCGGATTTTTCAATCCGCCTGATCGACGGCGAACTGGAACTTTCATTAAACGGAAGAAACGCACCGGAATTGCACGTTTCCAAAGATTATCAGGAAATGCTGCAAACGTACAAGGAATCCCGTGAAAAATCGAGTTCTCAAAAAGATGCCGTACAGTTTATCAAACAAAAACTGGATTCGGCCAAATGGTTTATCGATGCGATCAAACAGCGTAACGAAACCTTATTTGTGACGATGAACGCGATCATGCATTACCAACAGGAGTATTTTCTTGATGGCGATGAAACCAAGCTCAAACCGATGATCTTAAAAGACATCGCCGATATGGTTGGTTTGGATATTTCGACGGTTTCCCGAGTAGCCAACAGCAAATATGTAGAAACCCCCTACGGCACAAAACTGATCAAGGAATTCTTTTCGGAAGCTATGAAAAACGATCAGGGGGAAGATGTTTCGACCATCGAGATTAAAAAGATTTTACAGAATGTAATCGAAGAGGAAGACAAAAGTAAGCCGCTTCCCGACGACAAACTAGCCGATATCTTAAAAGAAAAAGGCTATCCGATTGCCCGAAGAACGATCGCCAAATACCGTGAACAGCTGGATATTCCGGTGGCACGTATGCGAAAAAAAATATAA
- a CDS encoding porin family protein, with product MIKVGLLYLLLILPVGLWAQTEETVKKEEEKKVVVDSLYREDQFYISIAYNLVRNSPRGFSQNSFSLGLSAGILRDIPLNDKRTFAIAPGIGYTYNSFRQNMKIEEIDGIANYSISSDFEKNKLETHYLDIPIEVRWRTSTPESHKFWRIYSGFKFSYLLYSKSVYTGSTEKIKVFNNSDLNKFQYGPYVGIGYNTFNAYAYYGLNPLFKSGEIDGEKIKMNVFSFLVIFYIL from the coding sequence ATGATTAAAGTTGGCCTGCTATATCTCTTATTAATCCTTCCCGTAGGTCTTTGGGCACAAACCGAAGAAACGGTAAAAAAAGAAGAAGAAAAGAAAGTTGTCGTAGACTCGCTGTACCGGGAAGATCAGTTTTATATCAGTATTGCTTATAACTTAGTGCGAAATAGTCCGCGTGGCTTTTCGCAAAACTCCTTTTCATTGGGTCTGAGCGCTGGTATTCTCCGCGATATTCCGCTAAACGATAAACGTACTTTTGCCATAGCGCCGGGAATTGGTTATACATATAACAGTTTTCGTCAAAACATGAAAATTGAAGAGATCGATGGTATTGCGAATTACTCGATCAGTTCCGATTTCGAAAAAAATAAACTGGAAACCCACTATCTGGATATTCCGATCGAAGTGCGTTGGCGAACCTCCACACCGGAAAGCCATAAATTCTGGAGAATCTATTCCGGATTTAAGTTTAGTTACCTGCTCTATAGTAAATCGGTGTATACCGGAAGTACCGAAAAAATCAAAGTATTTAATAATTCCGACCTGAATAAATTCCAATACGGACCGTATGTCGGAATCGGTTATAATACGTTTAATGCCTACGCCTATTACGGACTAAACCCATTGTTTAAATCGGGTGAGATCGATGGTGAAAAAATCAAAATGAATGTTTTTAGCTTTCTGGTAATTTTCTACATTCTATAA
- a CDS encoding response regulator encodes MAKEINILLVDDHPMTLDGYINLLSEFNTDELMLNFTTAHNCTTAYTTIMNFSRLKKDIDFAYLDISLPPYKEMNIESGVDLALLIREKFPKCKIALLTMHNEPVLIDKIMNKVNPEAFISKCDINFEMFPNVFEKIYGGETFASHTISNALKELMMKNIKWDSIDSQILLLISQGVKTADLPNYIPLSMSALEKRKANIKSQLLRSKGGDKELIEEAKKIGLI; translated from the coding sequence ATGGCCAAAGAAATAAATATTCTGCTAGTAGATGATCATCCAATGACATTAGATGGTTATATCAACTTGCTTTCTGAATTTAATACCGATGAGTTGATGCTTAATTTTACAACGGCTCATAATTGTACTACAGCTTATACGACCATTATGAACTTTTCCAGGCTAAAAAAAGATATCGACTTTGCTTATCTCGATATTAGCTTGCCGCCTTATAAAGAAATGAACATCGAATCGGGAGTGGATCTGGCACTGTTGATTCGTGAAAAATTCCCAAAGTGTAAAATTGCGCTGCTAACGATGCACAATGAACCGGTGCTGATCGATAAGATCATGAATAAAGTCAATCCGGAGGCGTTTATTTCGAAATGCGATATCAATTTTGAAATGTTTCCCAACGTATTCGAGAAAATCTATGGAGGCGAAACCTTTGCCAGTCACACGATTTCCAATGCCCTGAAAGAACTGATGATGAAAAACATCAAATGGGATTCTATCGATAGTCAGATTCTGTTATTGATTTCTCAAGGTGTTAAAACGGCCGATCTTCCCAACTATATTCCGTTGTCGATGAGTGCACTGGAAAAACGAAAAGCCAATATCAAAAGCCAGTTGCTACGTTCCAAAGGTGGTGACAAAGAGTTGATCGAAGAAGCCAAAAAGATCGGACTGATTTAA
- a CDS encoding LytTR family transcriptional regulator DNA-binding domain-containing protein: MHYPFLLIDDDEKVAKNILEVFEDFEDFLCLGVIKTKEEAINRILELKPKLVFIEIASKKPDSDLSFAILSELNEFLEELPYFVVITSDESHAFEAIKKGVSDYLLKPLSQSELRKCLLRFQKKNPVKEPETICVKSYGDYQFVHLKDITHLKADNNTTDIYLSSGQKVSAYKTLKHFESLLPFYFLRVHNSSIVNINYVSRIHLGKLKCYLNNNEISIPFSKSYKDNIDTIIRRISS, encoded by the coding sequence GTGCATTATCCGTTTTTGCTAATCGATGACGATGAGAAGGTAGCCAAGAACATTCTGGAAGTTTTTGAAGATTTTGAAGACTTTCTGTGCCTTGGTGTGATTAAGACGAAAGAAGAAGCGATTAACCGGATATTGGAGTTAAAACCCAAACTGGTGTTCATTGAAATCGCTTCTAAAAAACCGGATTCGGATTTATCATTTGCTATTTTATCCGAACTTAACGAATTTCTGGAAGAATTACCCTATTTTGTGGTAATTACTTCTGATGAAAGTCATGCATTTGAAGCTATTAAAAAAGGGGTGTCTGATTACCTGTTAAAACCTTTAAGCCAGAGCGAGTTACGAAAGTGCCTGCTTCGCTTTCAGAAAAAAAATCCGGTTAAAGAGCCTGAAACTATTTGTGTAAAATCATACGGCGATTATCAGTTTGTGCATTTAAAAGACATTACGCATTTAAAAGCCGACAATAATACCACCGATATTTACCTTAGCTCCGGTCAGAAAGTTAGCGCTTACAAAACCTTAAAGCATTTTGAAAGTCTGCTTCCTTTTTACTTTTTAAGGGTACACAACAGTTCGATCGTAAATATTAATTATGTTTCCCGCATACATTTGGGAAAATTGAAATGTTATTTAAATAATAATGAAATTTCCATACCTTTCTCCAAATCGTATAAAGATAACATCGATACCATTATAAGGCGAATTTCATCTTAA
- a CDS encoding ATP-binding protein, which translates to MNKKSDIAVSDKKINALFKDANNNQKSLSKKKVLLDSIFHEISRRKNDSITRNFHFQLADEFYRLNDFQTSRIISEEAFNLANDANDSVATAKALYYIGDCYEPIKKDSAFYYYLQAEKIYRRLKDSENVGRMLLYKGGILYSEGNYIESEIEASKSLQLLNKSGNYKLTYSAYNILANSLQGLNDFNGALKYHELALKEYDKLKLKETDPKVILGYYIPTLNNIGYMYDKIGEHQKAIKQFEKIIAIKDLRKLFPEYYAATLSNLAYSKMKAGDFKDLKEMFYESIHLRDSLGNQAGVAYSKVQLGEFYLIQKDTLQSIVTLKESYQLASDTKSYYELLRCLKLLSKIDTSRSQQYSDEYIAVSDSLQKKERATRNKYARIAYETERLEEENEVLTKRNLYILLGAAFFIFVVTALGIIRHLKAKNKELQLIQQQQEANEEIYHLLVEQQEKVNTAKEEEKTRIAMELHDNIMNKIYGVRMNLGFFNNKADEKATEKRKEYILELQNIEKEIRTISHDLTKNSYFEERNFTELLSFLIKNQENINTTDFHYEIDENIDWDTVPNTTKINIYRIVQEGILNINKYANAKNAFVTLTLTETGKVQLIVSDDGAGFDLKIAKKGIGLKNMTERITALKGELNIKSNIGKGTQIEAVFPL; encoded by the coding sequence ATGAACAAAAAAAGTGACATTGCTGTTTCGGATAAAAAAATAAATGCGCTGTTCAAAGACGCGAACAACAATCAGAAATCACTTTCGAAGAAGAAGGTATTACTGGATTCTATTTTCCATGAAATTTCCCGGCGCAAAAACGACTCGATTACCCGGAATTTTCATTTCCAGCTGGCAGACGAATTCTACCGCCTCAACGATTTTCAGACGTCCAGAATCATCAGTGAAGAAGCTTTTAACCTGGCCAATGATGCCAACGATAGTGTTGCTACTGCAAAAGCGCTGTATTATATTGGCGATTGCTACGAGCCTATAAAAAAGGATAGTGCTTTCTATTATTATCTTCAGGCCGAAAAAATATACCGTCGCCTAAAAGACTCGGAAAATGTTGGCCGTATGCTATTATACAAAGGAGGGATTCTCTATAGCGAGGGCAACTACATTGAAAGTGAAATCGAAGCCAGCAAATCGCTACAATTACTCAATAAATCCGGAAATTATAAGCTTACCTATAGCGCTTATAATATTCTTGCCAATTCTCTTCAGGGATTAAATGATTTTAACGGTGCGCTAAAATACCACGAACTCGCGTTAAAAGAATACGACAAACTCAAACTTAAAGAAACCGATCCGAAAGTTATTCTTGGGTATTATATCCCAACACTGAACAATATCGGTTATATGTACGACAAAATCGGAGAGCATCAAAAAGCGATCAAACAATTCGAAAAGATTATTGCGATTAAAGATCTCCGCAAACTTTTCCCGGAATATTATGCTGCTACGCTGAGTAATCTGGCGTATTCCAAAATGAAAGCCGGCGATTTTAAGGATCTGAAAGAGATGTTTTACGAGTCAATTCACCTTCGGGACAGCCTCGGAAACCAGGCCGGTGTTGCGTATAGCAAAGTACAATTGGGCGAATTTTACCTCATCCAGAAAGACACCCTCCAATCGATCGTAACACTAAAGGAAAGTTATCAGCTCGCCAGTGACACCAAAAGTTATTATGAACTGTTGCGCTGTTTAAAACTCTTATCCAAAATCGACACCAGTAGAAGTCAACAGTATTCCGATGAATATATTGCTGTTAGCGACAGCTTACAGAAAAAAGAACGAGCAACCCGTAACAAATATGCCCGTATTGCCTATGAAACGGAACGACTCGAAGAAGAAAACGAAGTGCTAACCAAACGAAATCTGTATATATTACTTGGTGCGGCCTTTTTTATTTTTGTGGTGACCGCTTTAGGGATTATCCGCCATTTAAAAGCCAAAAACAAAGAACTTCAGCTAATCCAGCAACAACAAGAAGCCAACGAGGAAATCTATCACCTGTTGGTCGAACAACAGGAAAAAGTCAACACTGCTAAAGAAGAGGAAAAGACCAGGATCGCCATGGAATTGCACGATAATATTATGAACAAGATCTATGGTGTTCGGATGAACCTTGGTTTTTTTAATAATAAAGCGGATGAAAAAGCGACTGAAAAACGAAAAGAATATATTCTGGAGCTTCAGAATATTGAAAAAGAGATCCGTACGATTTCGCACGATCTGACCAAAAACTCGTACTTCGAAGAGCGTAATTTTACCGAGTTGTTAAGCTTCCTGATCAAAAATCAGGAAAATATCAATACCACGGATTTCCACTATGAAATCGATGAAAATATCGATTGGGATACGGTTCCGAATACCACCAAAATCAATATCTATCGTATCGTACAGGAAGGCATTCTGAATATTAACAAATATGCGAATGCTAAAAATGCCTTTGTGACCCTTACCCTTACCGAAACAGGCAAAGTACAATTAATCGTAAGTGACGATGGCGCTGGTTTTGACCTGAAAATTGCCAAAAAAGGGATTGGTTTAAAAAATATGACCGAACGGATCACAGCATTAAAAGGCGAATTGAATATTAAGTCCAATATTGGAAAAGGCACACAAATCGAAGCCGTTTTCCCACTATAG
- a CDS encoding tetratricopeptide repeat protein, which produces MSFFKTLFGKSTPLVEDKAFTIDFEDALKRYIGVTDGDVAYEFKDKKGNVIPPSYAFEGAYNQWKEIQSVWDKRGVIFAALDSVYFHRIPKAQVIERFVIDRYPEKALQFAAANLNETDYTDPEVLASLAKCHFILLNFDESIALAQKALEQDGDNKKAKIALADSFHLTGQHEEAHQIYQQLLENSLRNEWKSDEIDSS; this is translated from the coding sequence ATGTCCTTTTTTAAAACCTTATTCGGAAAAAGCACTCCCCTCGTAGAAGACAAAGCCTTTACCATTGATTTTGAAGATGCGCTAAAGCGCTATATCGGCGTAACCGATGGTGATGTCGCCTATGAATTTAAAGATAAAAAAGGGAATGTGATTCCTCCCTCCTATGCTTTTGAAGGTGCCTATAATCAATGGAAGGAAATACAATCGGTATGGGATAAACGCGGGGTTATTTTTGCAGCACTGGATTCGGTTTATTTTCACCGGATTCCAAAAGCACAGGTCATCGAACGTTTTGTAATTGACCGTTATCCCGAAAAAGCCTTGCAATTTGCCGCAGCGAATTTAAACGAAACGGATTATACCGATCCGGAAGTATTGGCATCCTTAGCGAAGTGTCATTTTATACTATTAAATTTTGACGAAAGTATCGCACTGGCGCAAAAGGCTCTGGAACAGGATGGAGACAACAAAAAAGCAAAAATTGCTTTAGCGGATTCCTTTCACTTAACCGGTCAACATGAGGAGGCACATCAAATCTATCAGCAACTTTTAGAAAACAGTTTGCGAAACGAATGGAAAAGCGACGAAATAGACTCGTCCTAA
- a CDS encoding DUF4375 domain-containing protein — protein MSYTKLIEEKYAEAVKGIKEKEEWSNEPNTKWYKYIIGLPVQLQICYLIVVFHNQIFNGGFHQYFVNGYGQFAKETIDALKTIGALKKAELLEEALKIVNSESYSDETFRKKLLGKQISQLFSKDDLFESLDNLDNIYYTDENEDIERLLGNYLRGYEEGR, from the coding sequence ATGAGTTATACAAAATTAATAGAAGAAAAATATGCCGAAGCAGTTAAAGGTATTAAAGAAAAAGAAGAGTGGTCTAATGAACCAAATACAAAATGGTATAAATATATAATTGGGCTTCCCGTTCAGTTACAGATTTGCTATTTAATAGTTGTGTTTCATAATCAGATTTTTAATGGAGGTTTTCATCAGTATTTTGTAAATGGATATGGACAATTTGCAAAGGAGACTATTGATGCACTTAAAACAATAGGTGCATTAAAAAAAGCTGAGTTATTAGAAGAAGCTTTGAAAATTGTAAACTCTGAGAGTTATTCAGATGAAACTTTTAGAAAGAAGTTATTGGGAAAACAAATTTCTCAACTATTTTCTAAAGATGATTTATTCGAATCTTTGGATAATTTAGATAATATTTATTATACTGACGAAAATGAGGATATAGAGCGATTATTAGGGAACTATTTGAGAGGCTACGAAGAAGGTAGATAG
- a CDS encoding SMI1/KNR4 family protein codes for MATIDRNTAPTKQEIETFLKEVDFNLPKGFMDFFKETNGADICTGKKYVLLWALTDMVELNKEYNVEEYAPEFFIFGSDGGDTAFVIEKSTGDIYEMPFIGMFKEEAVFKNKTFTEFIESI; via the coding sequence ATGGCAACAATAGATAGAAATACAGCTCCAACAAAACAAGAAATAGAAACCTTTTTAAAGGAGGTAGATTTTAATTTACCTAAAGGGTTTATGGATTTCTTTAAAGAAACAAATGGTGCGGATATTTGTACAGGCAAGAAGTATGTTCTTTTATGGGCATTGACTGATATGGTTGAACTGAATAAGGAATATAATGTAGAAGAGTATGCTCCTGAATTCTTTATTTTTGGTTCTGATGGGGGCGATACTGCTTTTGTGATAGAGAAAAGCACCGGAGATATTTACGAAATGCCATTTATTGGTATGTTTAAAGAAGAGGCGGTTTTTAAAAACAAGACTTTTACAGAATTTATAGAGAGCATATAA
- a CDS encoding SMI1/KNR4 family protein, which yields MKKNIEKEIERLNKNDAPDNAIYSALLKKIDFEIDKDFLEFIKMYDGAEGNIGNNNYISFWNTEQLITLNPYYEDNKDCEELFFFGTDGSNLGYAFEKKNGKIISVDFLDIYQIQSDVIADTFELFLSELSNN from the coding sequence ATGAAAAAGAATATTGAAAAAGAAATTGAACGGTTGAATAAAAATGATGCGCCTGATAATGCCATTTATTCTGCATTATTAAAAAAAATAGATTTTGAGATTGATAAAGACTTTCTTGAATTTATAAAAATGTATGATGGCGCAGAAGGTAATATTGGGAACAATAATTATATCTCATTTTGGAATACGGAACAATTAATAACTCTTAATCCATATTATGAAGACAATAAAGATTGCGAAGAATTATTCTTTTTTGGGACAGATGGTTCTAACTTAGGATATGCTTTTGAGAAAAAAAATGGAAAGATTATTAGTGTTGATTTTTTAGATATTTATCAAATTCAATCTGATGTTATCGCTGACACATTTGAACTGTTTTTAAGCGAATTGTCAAATAACTAA